ACGCCGATCGTCGATGTCGAGGCGGCGGGCGCCGTCATCACCCTGTTCACCCCGTCGCGGCTGGGCGAGCGTCTCGACGCCATCCAGAATTTCGACGAGTTGGGGTCGGGCGGCGGCTTCGACCGCATCCTCGGCGAATCGCCGCCGGTCCGGGCGCTGAAGGCGCGCGCCGTGCGCGTCGCCGCGATGGAGGCGCCGCTGCTGATCCTGGGAGAGACCGGCACCGGCAAGGAGTTGATCGCCCATGCCTGCCACCGCGCCAGCCCGCGCCGCGACAAGCCCTTCCTGGCGCTGAACTGCGCCGCCGTGCCGGAGAATCTGGCGGAGAGCGAGCTGTTCGGCTATGCCCCCGGCTCCTTCACCGGGGCGCAGCGCGGCGGCAAGCCGGGCCTGCTGGAGCTGGCGCATGGCGGCACGGTGTTCCTCGACGAGATCGGCGAGATGTCGGCCTATCTCCAGGCCAAGCTGCTGCGCTTCCTCAATGACGGCAGCTTCCGCCGGGTCGGCGGCGAGCGCGAGCAGAAGGTGGATGTCCGCGTCATCAGCGCCACCCACCGCTCGCTGGAGGCCATGGTCGCCGATCACAGCTTCCGCGAGGATCTGTTCTACCGCCTGAATGTGCTGACGCTGGATGTGCCGCCCCTGCGCGAGCGCGGGCAGGACATCCTGCTGCTGGCCCGCCATTTCATCGCCCGGGCGGCGGCGCAGGCCCGCCGTCCCCCCGGCCGGCTGACCCCGGCGGCGGCGGCGGCGCTGCTGGCCAACCGCTGGCCCGGCAATGTCCGCCAGCTGGAGAATGTCATCTTCCGCGCCGTCACCATGACCGACGGCGGCGCGCTGGACGCCGCCGACCTGGAGCTGGCCGGCGCCGGCATCCAACCGGCCGACGCCTCGGCGGACGAGGTGGCCACTTGGGAGGCGGCGGTGGACGGGTTCGAGCGCGCCCTGCTGCGCCGGCTCTACCCGCGCTTCCCGTCCAGCCGCAAGCTCGCGGCGCGGCTCGCCACCTCGCACACGATGATCGCCAACAAGCTGCGCAAATACGGCATTCCGGAGCGCTGATCCCGGCGGTGAAACCGGCGGTCAGTGGCCTGACGGCTTGGCCGGGGCGGTGTGCTTGTCGGCGGCATGCTTGTCGGCGGCGGGTTTCGCCGCCGGCTTTTCCCCACCCTTTTCAGTGGCCTTCTCCACTGGCTTCTCCGCTGCCGGCGCCTCCAGGCCGGGCGGCGGACCGCCGAAGGTGATGGTCACCTCGACCACCGGCCCCGGATCGGGCTGGCTGTGATGGAACGCCGCCGCGGCCCCCGGCCCCAGCGTCTCGGCCGACGGCTCGACGACCCAGCTCTGCAACAGCTTGCGCTCCGGGCCGAAGCTGTTGACGCGCAACGGCGGCAGCCGGCGCTCGCCGTCGGTGGTGTTGGCGACCTCGCCGTCCAGCAGCAGGACGGTCTTTCCGCCCTCCTGCTTCTGTTCGGAATGGATGTTGCGCAGGTCCAGCCCGAATCCCGGCGGTTCGGCCGGCATGCCGGCGAGGTCATAGAGCCGGGCGGCGGGTGGCCAGCGGTCGACGAGGACGTCGCGGCCGAAATAGGCGCCGGCGGCGGACCCGGCGACCAGCAGACCCAGCAGGGCGAAGCCGATCACCGTGCCGCGCGCCGGTTTGGCACGCGGCCCCCTGCCATGCCTGATCCTGGCCCTGGCGCCTGGCTTCACCGGCATCGACGGGCGCAGCTCCGTCAGCGCGTCGGGGATGACCGGCTCGCTCTCCTGCCGCTCGGGCTTCTGCCACCACATGTGGCCGCAGCGGGCGCAACGGACCTTCCGGCCATCCTGACCGAGCGAGTCGTCGGACAGGGTATAGCGCGTTGAACAGGTCGGGCAGGAAACGATCATCGCGCCGTCGCAGAAAAGTTGGCACTTGCCTTATAGATAGGAGCGGCGCCCGGCGCAACCGGCAGCCACCCCTACCCGCGGGGTCGCATCCCCAGCCGGGCGAGCTTCTTGTAGAAGGCGGCGCGGGAAATGCCGAGCGCCCGTGCCGCCGCTTCCGCCCGGCCGCCGCCGGCCGCCAGCGCCCGGCCCAGCAGATCGCGCTCGAAGGCGTCGAACGCCTCGTCATAGCCCGGCACCGGCTCCCCACGGACGGGCGGCGGGGGAACCGCCGCCGGGCTCACAGCCTCCGGCTTCGCCACGGCCAAATCCGGCAGAGCCTCCGCAAGGTCGGCGGCGGTCAGCCGGGGACTGTCGCTCAGCAGACAGGCGCGCTCCAGCACGTTGCGCAGTTCACGCACATTGCCCGGCCAGCGATGGCGGCCCAGCGTCTCCACCGCCTCCGGGGTCAGGCCGCGTGGGGAAAGTCCGCCGCGGGCGGCGATGTCCTGCAGGATGGCCTCGGCGATCGCCTCCAGCCCGCCGCCCATCTCCGCCAGGGCGGGCAGGCGGATCGGCAGCACGTTCAACCGGTAATAGAGGTCGGAGCGGAAACGGCCGTCGCGGATGCGCCGCTCCAGATCGACGTTGGTGGCGGCGATCACCCGCACATCGACCTTCACCGGCCGGTCGGAGCCGAGCGGCTCGATCTCCTGCTCCTGCAGGGCGCGCAGCAGCTTGGCCTGCAACCCCAGCGGCATGTCGCCGATCTCGTCGAGGAACAGCGTGCCGCCGTCGGCGGTCTTGAAGCGTCCCTCCCGTCCACGGCGGTCCAATCCGGTGTAGGCGCCGGGCACCGCGCCGAAGAACTCCGCCTCCAGCAGCGTTTCCGGGATCGCCGCCACATTGACGCCGACGAAGCAGCCGCCGCTGCGCGCCGACAGCCCGTGGATGGCCTGGGCGATCAGCTCCTTGCCGGTGCCGGTCTCGCCCAGCAGCAGGATCGGCGCGTCGCTGCGGGCGGCGAGCCGCGCCTTGCGCTTGACCTCCAGGCAGACCGGGCTGTCGCCGACATAGCTCTGCAGCGTGTAGCGCGGCCGCCGGCCCTCGTCGAGCCGGCGCCGGGCCGCCGCCAGCTCCGCCTCCAGCCGGGACAGCTCGGCCAGCAGGGGCTTCAGCCGGTGCAGGCTGTCATAGAGGACGAAGCCGACGGCGCCGATCACAGCACCGGCATCGTCGGTCAACGGAAAGCGGGTGACCACCAGCCGCTGGGTTCCGAACAGCATCAGGTCGAGCAGGATCGGCTGGCCAGTCGCCAGGACCTGACGCAATTGCGAATGGGGGATGATCTCCTCCACCTCGCGGCCGATGGCCGCGGCGGGGTCGGCGATGCCGAGCATGCGGGCGTATTTGGCGTTGATCCACACCACCCGCGCCTCGCGGTCGACCGCCACCGTACCCTCGGACTGGGTCTCCAGCGCCTCGAACAGCGAGGGAATCGCCCGGCGCCGCAGCAGCGCCGCCTCGCCCTGCCGCGCGTCGGAGAATTGCCCGCCGTCCCGATCCGTCACGCCCGCCGCCTCCGCTTGCCGTTCCCCTTCCTTATCGGCCGCAACCGGCCCGATCCGCAACCGGATCCCGGCATGCCCCTTCCGGCCAGGGGGACCTGTCCCGATGGCGGAGACGGCGCGACCATCCCGGCGACCCCCTGTTCTGATCTGCACCGTCGCGTTTCCGCACGGTGACGATTTCCGATATCGAACAAGATGGGAGAGCACATCATGGCGAGCCAGAACGAAGGGCGCAGCGCCGGCGGCCAGCACTCCGGCGGCAACTTCAAGAATGATCCGGAGCGCGCGGCCGAAGCCGGCCACAAGGGCGGCCAGGTCTCGGGCGGCAACTTCAAGAACGACCCCGAACGCGCCTCGGAAGCCGGCAAGAAGGGCGGCGAGCACAGCCATGGCGGCCAGGGTGGCGGCCAGGGCGGCAAGGAGTGACCGGCACCGCCATCCGGTGACGGACAGCGGCCGATCATCACCGCCGGCCGCCGCTACGGAAAAAGCGCGCCCTCGGGGCGCGCTTTTTTCTTGTCCCGCATGGAGGCTTGCGCGGCTTCGTCGGACGGGTCCATTGTCTGCCGGCACACACCCGCAACCGTCCCCGCCGAAACCGCCGCCATGCCCCGCCCGCGATGACCCTTCCGTCAGTCCTGCTTCTGGCCGCGGTCGTCGCCACCTTGTGGATCGCAGCGCGCAGCTGGCTGCTTCCTCCCTTCCCCGGCCGTACCGACTTCGTGCTGATGCAGTTGTCGGCCACTTGGTGGTCGACGTCCGTCGCGGTGGAGAGCATGGTCACGGCGCCGGCCGACAAGCTGTTCTGGGCCGAGATGGCCTGGATGGGCATCGTCTGCACCCCCAGCCTGTGGGCCTTCTTCCTCTGGTCCTACACGCGGGGCGAGTTGCCGGCGCGCTGGCGGCTGGTGCTGGTGGCGGTCGGGCTGGCGAACTGGGCGATGGCGCTGACCAACGACCTGCATCACCTGTTCTACACCGCGACCCGCCCGATCGATGCGACGCCGGGCGCGGCGCTGGTCTACAGCCACGGGCTGCTGTTCTACGCCACCACCGTCTACATCTATGCCTTCATGGTGATGAGCATCGTCGTCACCGCCAGCGGCATCCATCGGGCGACGCGGGCCTACCGCACCCATTACCTGGGCTTCCTGGTGGTGATGGCGGTGCCGTGGACCGCCAATGCCAGCTATATTTTCGGCAACGTGACCCTGTTCAACCAGGACCCGACCGCCTTCAGCTTTCTGCTGATGGACGGAATCTTCTATTGGCTGATCACCCGGCGGCGCCTGTTCGAACTGCTGCCGGTCGCCCGCGACGCGCTGCTGGACGCGGTGCCCGACCCGGTGCTGGTCCTCGATGCCGACGGCACGGTGGTGGAGGCGAA
Above is a window of Azospirillum sp. B510 DNA encoding:
- a CDS encoding sigma 54-interacting transcriptional regulator, with product MRIKVTFADRVGIAHEILAVLALRRLNVVGVEVDPPLIHIDAPGLDPAALPALSDALRTIAGVRAVAAIDMLPGTRRRLHLDALLAALPDPVLAVDRAGRVVVASAAAVQVAGLPESRLAGLDLGALLDDPGLTRELADGGFRMSGREVTLNGQPFLLEVTPIVDVEAAGAVITLFTPSRLGERLDAIQNFDELGSGGGFDRILGESPPVRALKARAVRVAAMEAPLLILGETGTGKELIAHACHRASPRRDKPFLALNCAAVPENLAESELFGYAPGSFTGAQRGGKPGLLELAHGGTVFLDEIGEMSAYLQAKLLRFLNDGSFRRVGGEREQKVDVRVISATHRSLEAMVADHSFREDLFYRLNVLTLDVPPLRERGQDILLLARHFIARAAAQARRPPGRLTPAAAAALLANRWPGNVRQLENVIFRAVTMTDGGALDAADLELAGAGIQPADASADEVATWEAAVDGFERALLRRLYPRFPSSRKLAARLATSHTMIANKLRKYGIPER
- a CDS encoding general stress protein — its product is MGEHIMASQNEGRSAGGQHSGGNFKNDPERAAEAGHKGGQVSGGNFKNDPERASEAGKKGGEHSHGGQGGGQGGKE
- a CDS encoding MJ0042-type zinc finger domain-containing protein yields the protein MIVSCPTCSTRYTLSDDSLGQDGRKVRCARCGHMWWQKPERQESEPVIPDALTELRPSMPVKPGARARIRHGRGPRAKPARGTVIGFALLGLLVAGSAAGAYFGRDVLVDRWPPAARLYDLAGMPAEPPGFGLDLRNIHSEQKQEGGKTVLLLDGEVANTTDGERRLPPLRVNSFGPERKLLQSWVVEPSAETLGPGAAAAFHHSQPDPGPVVEVTITFGGPPPGLEAPAAEKPVEKATEKGGEKPAAKPAADKHAADKHTAPAKPSGH
- a CDS encoding sigma-54 interaction domain-containing protein; this translates as MTDRDGGQFSDARQGEAALLRRRAIPSLFEALETQSEGTVAVDREARVVWINAKYARMLGIADPAAAIGREVEEIIPHSQLRQVLATGQPILLDLMLFGTQRLVVTRFPLTDDAGAVIGAVGFVLYDSLHRLKPLLAELSRLEAELAAARRRLDEGRRPRYTLQSYVGDSPVCLEVKRKARLAARSDAPILLLGETGTGKELIAQAIHGLSARSGGCFVGVNVAAIPETLLEAEFFGAVPGAYTGLDRRGREGRFKTADGGTLFLDEIGDMPLGLQAKLLRALQEQEIEPLGSDRPVKVDVRVIAATNVDLERRIRDGRFRSDLYYRLNVLPIRLPALAEMGGGLEAIAEAILQDIAARGGLSPRGLTPEAVETLGRHRWPGNVRELRNVLERACLLSDSPRLTAADLAEALPDLAVAKPEAVSPAAVPPPPVRGEPVPGYDEAFDAFERDLLGRALAAGGGRAEAAARALGISRAAFYKKLARLGMRPRG